The segment GTCTTAAATGAAGGCATATATTGTTTTATGTTTTTTTTAACTGCAATACACTCAGTATTTAAATACTTTTGCACCGAAATTACTTGAATTTCTAATATGGTGACAAATAGAAATTCACAAACCATCACATCTTTATGCGTAATATTATCCTTTCTATTATTGGGTTATTATTAATTATTGGCTCCTTTCTTATAGGTAGCCAGTTAATCGAAAACAAGAAAAAGCCAAAGACAGTTCCTGAAAAAATCGTAAAGACGGTCTTTACAGATACAGTTCAAAATGGGACAATTAAAATTATTATCCCAGCAAACGGAAGCCTTATGGCAAAGCGTCGTGTTGAAATCTATTCTGAAGTTCAAGGTGTGTTCAGAACGAGCAATAAACTCTTTAAAACAGGTCAGGAATATCGGCAAGGTGAAACCTTAATTAAGATAGATGCTTCTGAATACTATGCGAGTGTGCAATCTTCAAAAAGTGATTTATATAATGCTATAGCGGCTATCATGCCTGACTTGCGTTTAGATTTCCCAGAAGTGTTTCCAAAATGGCGAAACTATCTTAATTCATTCGACTTAAACAAAACCACACCCATATTACCCGAAATGACTGCGGAAAAGGAGAATTATTTTATAACTGGTCGAGGTATTGTATCTAGCTATTACAATGTAAAAAATTTAGAGCAACGACTATCCAAGTACACTATTAGAGCACCTTTTTCGGGGATTTTAACAGAAGCATTAGTGACTGAGGGATCGTTGATACGTAACGGACAAAAACTAGGCGAGTTTATAGATCCGTCCATATACGAAATGGAAGTCGCTCTGAGTAAATCTTATGCGAGTCTTTTAAAAGTTGGTGAAAAAGTTGAACTCAACAACTTAGAAAACACACAAAACTATACTGGAATTATCTCGCGTGTTAACGGAAGTATTGATGCAACCACACAAACCATTACAGCATTTATTGAAGTCAAAGATGACGCCCTCAAAGAAGGTTTGTATCTCGAAGCAAAATTAAATGCAAAAAGTGAAGATAATGCGATTGAAATCAATAGAAATTTGATGCTAGATGGTGACCAGATCTATGTGGTGAGAGACAGTTTATTAGATATTATCGATGTGAAATCGGTTTATTTTTCTGATAAAAAAGTAGTATTGAAAAATGTGCCTGATGGCACCATCATGTTGTCTAAACCTGTTCCAGGTGCCTATGCAGGAATGTTGGTTAAACCATTCGAAGCTAAAAAAGCAGAAAAGATTTCTATCAAAGATGAAGACGACACGCTTTCAGCAATGAAAACCAAATCTAACAAAGTTAAGCAATAGGTCATGAGAAAATTATTAGCCTATTTTATCCGTTACCACGTTGCTGTAAATGTGTTTATTTTTGCATTTTTCGTGTTTGGTATTTTAGGATATATGTCGCTAAAGTCGTCATTTTTTCCGCTTGTAGATTCCAAAATCATCAATGTCAATATCACCTATCCAGGAGCATCTCCGCAAGAGATTGAAGAAGGTATTGTACTTCAAATTGAAGATAACCTTAAAGGTTTAAAAGGGATTGATCGTGTGACCTCTACATCCAGAGAAAATAGCGGGACAATAACTGTAGAGATTGAGAAAGGTGAGAATATTGACTTTATGCTACTTGAAGTTAAAAACGCCGTTGATCGTGTGCCTTCATTTCCTACAGGAATGGAACCTCTTGTAGTTGCCAAACGTGAAGAGGTTAGAGAAACAATTTCATTTGCCTTAAGCGGAACAAATGTGCCTCTAGCAACATTAAAGCAAATTGGGCGTCAGGTCGAAAATGATTTACGTGCAATTGATGGTATTTCACAGGTGGAAGTTACGGGTTATCCCGCAGAAGAAATTGAAATAGCAGTCAACGAAATTGATTTACTCGCTTTTAATTTAACTTTCGAAGAAGTTGCTCAAGCTGTAACAACTTCAAATATTTTAGTTACAGGTGGTAATATTAAAACCGACGTTGAAGAATATCTAATTCGGGCGAATAATCGTTCCTACTATGGTGATGAATTATCAAATCTTATCATTCGTGCAACACCTGACGGAAAAACCATAAGATTGAAAGATATCGCTATCGTGCGAGATCGTTTTTCAGAAACACCTAACGCTACCTTTTTTAATCAAGAGCTTTCTGTTAATATCTCAGTAACAAGCACCAATAATGAAGACCTCATTGCTTCGGCCGATAAAGTAAAAGATTATATTGAAGACTATAATCAGAAGTACGAAAATATTAGATTGGATGTGGTTAGAGACCTTTCTATAACACTAAATCAACGCACGGCATTATTAGCTGAAAACGCATTTTTTGGGATTGTATTAGTGCTTTTGTTTCTATCTGTATTTTTAAATACACGTTTGGCATTCTGGGTAGCATTTGGACTGCCAATTTCTTTTCTTGGGATGTTCATTTTTGCGGCACAATTTGATGTTACGATTAACGTATTGTCACTCTTTGGAATGATTATCGTAATTGGAATATTGGTAGATGATGGTATTGTGATTGCCGAAAACATATACCAGCATTATGAAAAAGGAAAATCACCCATTCAAGCTGCTATAGACGGGACCATGGAAGTGATTCCACCAGTAGTTTCTGCAATTATTACAACTGTATTGGCATTTTCGTTATTCTTGTTTTTGGATAGTAGAATTGGTGAATTTTTTAGTGAAGTCTCTGTTGTAGTGATTCTAACCTTAGCGGTATCTTTGGTAGAAGCTTTAATTATTCTTCCTGCGCATTTAGCCCACTCTAAAGCCTTAAGGAAACAGAAAGTTGAAGTTAACTCATCCAAAATGAGAAGATTCTTTGCTAAAATGCGAGGAATTAACGCTTTTGGTGATCGTATAATGAGCTTCTTAAGAGATCGTGTTTACTCGCCTACATTAGCTTTTGTTCTTGAGTTTAAATTTTTAGCACTCGGAATATTTGTCGCATTACTTGTCTTAACTTTTGGTTCTATTGGAGGTGGTGTGATTGGTGTAACCTTATTCCCCTCTATTGCCAGTGACCGTGTTACTATTGAACTAGATATGCCTAATGGGACCAACGTAAAGATTACGGATTCTATCATTTCAATGATTGAGGAAAAATCCTTTATCGTTAATCAAGAGTTTACTAAAAAATACTTAGCTGATACAGAAAAAGAACTTTTTGAAAATACAATTCTAACCTTGAATAGCAGTTCTAGTGCAAGGTTAGTGATTAATATGTTGCCTGGAGAAGAACGACCAGATGAAATCGTGTCTTCTGCTGTGGCGAATCGATTAAGAGAAATTGTTGGACCAGTAATTGGTACAGAGCGTTTAATTTTTGGGTCTGGAGGGAATTTTGGTGGAAGTCCAGTTTCTGTGGCATTATTAGGGAATAATATCTCAGAACTTAAAGCGGCAAAAAGTGAATTGAAACAAGTCCTACAGGAAAATCCGCTACTCAAAGATGTCGAAGATAACGATCCTGCAGGCATCAAAGAAATTCGATTAAAACTTAAAGAAAGCGCCTACTTATTAGGCTTAGATTTAAGAACTGTTATGACGCAAGTACGCTCTGGATTTTTTGGAGCACAGGCACAACGTTTTCAGAGAGGTCAAGACGAAATTAGAGTCTGGGTACGTTACGATAGAAGCAATAGGGCATCTATAAATGATTTAGATGATATGCGAATTCTAACGCCTACTGGAGACCGAGTGACTTTAAAAGATATAGCAGTGTATACTATTGAAAGAGGTGATGTTGCTATTAATCATTTGGAAGGTCAAAGAGAAATTCGTATTTCGGCAGATTTAAAAAACCCAAGTTCTAGTGCTACTGATATTTTAGAAGATATTAGAACTAATACTATACCTGAATTACAATCTAAGTATCCTACAATTTCAGCATCTTTTGAAGGACAAAACAGAGAAGCATCAAAATTAGGAAGTTCGTTGAAAGCTGCAGGAATTCCTATTTTAATACTTATTTATATCACAATTGCATTTACGTTCCGTAGTTACAGTCAGCCAATTTTATTAATTCTTTTGGTGCCTTTTAGTTTGACAGCGGTTGCTTGGGGGCATTGGCTCTTAGGATTTTCTGTAAATATTTTATCACTTCTAGGTATTATTGCACTTATTGGTATTATGGTGAATGATGGCTTGGTTCTTATTGGGAAGTTCAATAGTAATTTACGGGAAGGGATGACATTTGATTTGGCACTAACGGAAGCTGGTAAATCGCGTTTTAGAGCCATTTTTTTAACCTCATTAACGACTATCGCAGGATTGGCTCCTTTGCTTTTAGAGAAGAGTAGGCAAGCACAATTTTTAAAACCTATGGCTATTTCAATTTCATTTGGTATCGCTTATGCAACTATTTTAACCTTGTTAGTGTTGCCATTATTTTTAGCTTTTAGTAACAATATTAAGAGAAATGTAAAATGGTTATGGACAAATACAGAGGTAAGCAAAGAGGAGGTAGAGCGCGCTATTAAAGAACAAAACGAAGAACATATTTTAGAAGATGAAACTGGGAATATGTTGATTAATGATGAAACGGAAGACGGTAGTGAGCCCCTTGAATTGAATGAAAAAATATAGCAAATGAACTTTAGAAAATACATCGCATTTGGCTTAGTTTTCTTCGGAATATATGCAAGTGCACAACAGGTTTTAACGACTGAAAATGCCGTTAAATTAGCTCTAGAACACAATTATGGGATTAAAATCGCCAATAGTTCTGTTGATGTGGCAGAGAATAATTCAGGTATTTTAAATTCAGGATACTTACCAACTTTAACAGGAAATGCTGGAGCTTCTATAGATCAGCAAAATACTGAAGGTGAACTAGCTAATGGAGATACAAGAATTGCAAATGGTGCAGAAACGCGTCGGTATAATGCGTCAATAAATTTGAATTACACCTTATTTGATGGTTTAGGGCGTTTATATAATTACAAACGATTAAAAGAAGAGTATCAATTATCTGAGTTGGAAGCTCGAGAAACCATTGAGACCACAATACTTCAATTATTTTCTATTTATTATAGTGTGGCACAACTTTCTGAAAATTCTTCGGCATTAGAAGAAACTATTACTATTTCAAAAGATAGACTGACACGAGCTGGCTACCAATTTGACTACGGACAAAGTACAAAGCTTGAAGTGTTAAATGCAGAAGTTGATATCAATAACGATAGTATTAATCTCATTAATGCAAAGCAACAATTAAGAAATACCAAACGCGATTTAAATATGGTGCTAGGAAATCAAATAGCTCAAGATTTTGATGTCAGTACAGAAATCAGTTTTATACTTCAGTTAAATAAAGAGGAGCTATTAGAAAAAACAAAAGCCAATAATATCACCTTACTACAAGCAGAAAAAAATATAGCCATTAGTCAGTTAGACATTAAAACGAATAAAGCGCAATTTTTGCCTACAGTAGGTCTTGTTGGATCATATGGCTGGAACGAATCGTCAAACAATAGTCCGTTGGCATTTTTGTTACAAAATACAAATACAGGTGTATCTGCAGGCTTAAATTTATCATGGAATTTGTTTGATGGTGGTAGTACGCTAACTAGAATAAAAAATGCACAAATTAATTTAGAGATTCAAGAACTTCAAAAGCAGCAATTAGCTACAGATGTTGAGCGTAATTTTAATAATGCTTGGGATGATTATCAAAACCGATTAACGATTTATCAAGTTCAGGAAGAAAATATCAAAACAGCTCAAAATAATTTTGAACGTACCCAAGAGAAATTCAAATTAGGTCAGGTAACAAGTATTGAATTCAGACAAGCCCAACTCAATCTATTAAATGCAGAATTAAGCCGAAATCAAGCGAAGTATGATGCCAAATTGGCTGAGCTCACAGTGCTTCAATTAAGTGGAGAATTATTAAATGTTGAACTGTAATCTCATATTGAACTAAGACTATGGAAGAACATTTTTTTCAATGCCCTTACTGTTGGGAATCCATTTCAATGCTCATTGATACGTCCCAATCACATCAATCCTATATTGAAGATTGCGAAGTGTGTTGTCACCCAATCCAACTACAAATATCTACTGAAAATCAAGAAATTACTGGTTTTCAAGCGCAAAACATTGAACAATAGAAAAAATATAAACACCTGTAAAACAGATATTTAGTAATTTATTCGATGAACGGTTGTGCATTTCATCGAAAAAAATTGTCATATAACCGATATTCTTCTACATTCGTAATAGAAATTGTTGTCCCTTTAACAAATCTATTATTATGAAAACCGCTAAAATTACATTGTTAATGTGTCTTGTTACCTTATTGTCCTTTGGTAACGTATCCACGAAAGAAAAGGAAGCTTTAACGGCTTTATTCCACTCAACAAAAGGAGAGCTCTGGAAAACCTCATGGGATTTGAATGCGCCCGTTCAAGATTGGTATGGAGTTGTTGTGAAAGACGATAAGGTTATCGAACTTAATTTAGAGTTCAATAACCTTAGAGGTGAAATACCAACAGCCATAGGAGACTTAGTTTATTTAAAAAAAATTAATTTCTTTAGAAATCAAATTACTGGAGCTATTCCTTCAAGTATAGAACATTTAACGGCTTTAGAAAGTTTAAACTTAGCATTTAATAGGCTAACTGCACCAATTCCGCAAGAAATAGGCGCGTTAAAGTCATTGAGACAGTTAAAATTATTCATGAATACCATAGGTGGTGAGATTCCATCAACGATAGGACAACTAACAAGTTTAAGAACTTTAGAATTATATAATAATCAATTAGCAGGAGAATTGCCAAATTCAATAGGAAACCTATTGAATTTAAAAGAACTAATGTTAAGTAGTAATAAGCTTTCGGGTAAGTTGCCTTCAAGTTTATCTCAAGCTAAAGATTTAAAAATTCTGAGTGTATTTGATAATAAATTTTTTGGAACCTTGCCAAATTCTATTTGTAGTTTGACAAAGCTAGAAGAGTTAATAATTTCGGATAATGCCTTTTATGGAAATTTACCTTCAGACATAGCAAGTTTAACAAATTTGAAAGTTTTGCTTTTAGGGAATAACGATTTTAAAGGAGAGTTGGTTCAGTTAAAAGAACAACTTCCTAGTCTTGAGCAGTTTGATTTTGCTGAAGTAAAAAGCGAAGGTGTCATTGTTACCTTAGATAAAGAAGAAGACGATAATTAATTAGTATAGAGTTTTAAATTAGATCTAGCTCTCAGCATTTATTTGTTGGGAGTTATTTTTTTATTTAATTGGTATTGTAGAAAAAAGCTGTTATATTTGCAGTCCTAAAATGATGGAGTCGGCATTATGAACCGAAAGTTAAAAGCTAAGATTATCATTTTTCGATTATAAATCGCGGGATAGAGCAGTAGGTAGCTCGTCGGGCTCATAACCCGAAGGTCACTGGTTCGAGTCCAGTTCCCGCTACAACGAAAACCTCTTGAGAAATCAAGAGGTTTTTTTATACTTGGAAAAGTGAAATTTATTTCAGCTTTTAGAAGTATAAAATAGTAATAAGCGCATTGCGCTTAGGGTTTTCATTGTACAGCTTCTCCATTGGCCCATTGCGAAATGAAATGGAGCAATGAATCCAGTTCCCGCTACTACAAACCAGATACGAAAGTGTCTGGTTTTTTTGTGGCTGAAATTTTGAAGTGTAAGTCTTAAATTGAAAGATATAAAAAATAGATTTGAGCATCAAATCTGGTTTGTCGTACAAGCTTCACATTATGGTCCAACGAGCAAGGTGAGTTAATCCAGTTCCCGCTACTAAAAAGCCTCTTGAGAAATCGAAATGTTTTTTTTATATGTTTTTATCTACGTCATTTTTTAATAAACGATTTAGGACCAAAGCCGATAGTAAACCAAGAAATAAGCCTCCAAAAATCGTCATAAATCCTCCTCCACGGGGCACAAATTTTATAAGAGCAGTCCATAGCAGTGTGCTAATTCCCCAAATAAGAGAATTAGCGAATATCCATAATCGAAAAAAAGCAGTGTGCTTTTTAAGATAACGAGATAGTAAAAAACCAGAGATAGCTCCTCCAAAAAAATAAATTAATGTCCAAACTTCCATCCCGTAAGAATCTATTAAATCAATATTCCTATCAATATCCATCATCAATAGAACAACAACACCAATAGTTTCGGCAATTGCAAACCCAATTGCATTTCGCCATATCCATCCCGAAGGAATATTAATCGTCTTTAAAAAATACCACTGCGTATACCCTATTATGCAACCCATTATTCCTCCCCAAAGTATATAACCTAATCCAGACGCAATAATTTCAGGAAGCAGATTGCCAATAAAAGAAAATAAATGAATAGCTATAAAGCCTATTAAAAGAGCTAAAGGGAAAGCAAATGTATGTGCTATAATCCAATTATTCCAGGTCTTTCGTTTCATTATAGTTTGAATTTAACGTAGTATTTTAATCGATATAATTAATAATATTAATAAATCGATGCGAACTAACAATGATATATATCATGCGGCTAGCAATTACGGCAGAATTATTTAAAATTCAGTAATTTTCAAAAAGTCTCTTAGAAACTCTTTTTGGTTTTATAATTTGAAGTTATACGCTACAAAGAAGCTCCTTGATTTCTAAAGGAGCTTTTCTTTTAAAATATCTCAAACCTCTTAATATCCCAAAAGGTCTTTATTGAATACTAAATATGTAGTTATTGGTGTATACGTATATTGGTTTAATCTTTCTTTTCATAAACAATTTCTCCATTAAAAACCGTCATTACAATTTCCGTGTTTAGCAATTTATCTTCGTCAACCGTCATCAAGTCTTGGTCGTAAATTGTGAAATCAGCCAGTTTTCCAGCATGTATAGATCCTTTAATATCTTCTTCAAAGGCGCCATAAGCAGCGTCTAGGGTATATGATTTTAATGCTTGTGCTCTTGTCATTTTTTGATCTGGTTCATAACCTCCTTCAGGAGTGCCTTTTAGGGTTTTGCGACTTACGCTGGCATAGAAGCTAGCTATAGGATTAATAGGTTCAACAGGAACATCAGTTCCATTAACAATAGGAACGCCACTTTGCAATAAATCTTGCCACATGTAAGCACCTTCTTTAATTCGTTTTTCTCCTAAACGGTCAATTGCCCATGGTCTATCGGATGACATATGCACAGCTTGCATTGCTGGAATTACATGTAATTCTGCAAATCGAGGAATATCATCTGGATGTAAATGTTGCGCATGCTCTATACGAAATCTGTGATCTGTACTTAATTCTGGTAATTCTTTTAAGGCAGACTCATAGCGATCTAGAATTTCTCTATTTGCACGGTCACCTATGGCATGTGAGCATACTTGAAAACCATTTTTAAGTCCGCTTAATGCTGTTTTTTTTACAAAATCCATTGGAAGTGTTTCATGTCCAAAATGGTCTGGTCTATCTGAGTATGGTTCTAAGAGCCAAGCACCTCGTGATCCTAAAGCACCGTCACAATTTAACTTTACAGAGCGTATCGTAAATAAATGATCTGGATCTACCATAGGTCCATTTTCATACCATTCATTCAGTAATTCTTCATCCCATCCAGTAAGCATGGCATATATTCTAATGTTCATGTCATCTGACGCCTTCATTTTGTTATATAGGGCTATTGTTTCTCTTGAAATTCCAGCATCATGAAAACTCGTAATTCCGTTTTTATAACAGGCGGCCACAGCAAGTTTAAAAGCTTGAGTATCTGTTTCAGGTGTATTTTCAGGAATATGTTTGTATATCAAAGTTTGAGCACGCTCATTAAAAATTCCAGTTGGTCTGCCAAATTCATCTACAATAACTTCACCACCTTCTATGTCATAGGTTTTTACGCCTTCTTGAGATAGTACTTGTAAACCTGCAATTTCCATAGCTTTAGCATTTGCAAAACCTGCATGTCCACTAGCATGACTTAAATACACAGGATTATCAGGTGATACCTCACTTAGCTTGTGGTGAGTTTGAAACCCTTTAACGAGGTCTACTGGCAAACTATCCCATTTGCTTTGGTGCCATCCTCGGCCTACAATCCAATCACCTGGCTTAGCTGTTTTAACTCGTGCTGCCACAGCATCTATAATATCTTGGTAACTGTTTGTATTCATCAAATCGAGTCTTAATTCATTATAACCCAATCCCATAAAATGACCATGACCTTCAATCAATCCAGGTGTCATTGTCCTGCCTTTTAAATCAATGAGCTGTGTTTGTTCATTTTTATATGCTTCAGCTTCTTCTAGGCTTCCGGCAAAAAGAATCATGTTGTTTTTTGTGGCTACGGCTTCTACAGATGTACGAGTTGAGTCTACGGTATAAATAGTTCCACCATGAATAATCATCGTAGCAACGTCCTTTTTAGGATTTGTACAAGAAGTAAAAATAAGTAGCGTAAGAGCTGTTTTAAATAAGAAAGCGTATTGTGATTTCATAGTGATTGTCTTTAGACCATGAAGTTACAATAATTAAACAAATTCAATAAATGCGAATTAAAATAATCCTGAAATTTCACCACTATCACTAATATCAATGCCTTCTGACGCTGGATGTGCTGGTAGCCCAGGCATTCGCATAATTTCTCCAGTAATTGGAATTAAAAACCCTGCACCTGATGCAATTTCTATTTCTCTCACAGTTATAATAAAATCTTTAGGTCGCCCAAGAAGCTTCGGATTATCAGACAAGGATTTTTGAGTCTTTGCCACACAAATAGGTAAATTAGCTAGCCCTAATTCTTTAATCTGTTTTAATTGGCGCTTAGCATTAGAGTTGTAATCGACATGTTCGGCACCATAAATTTTTTGAGCAATAGTTTC is part of the Formosa sp. Hel1_31_208 genome and harbors:
- a CDS encoding CPXCG motif-containing cysteine-rich protein, with the translated sequence MEEHFFQCPYCWESISMLIDTSQSHQSYIEDCEVCCHPIQLQISTENQEITGFQAQNIEQ
- a CDS encoding efflux RND transporter periplasmic adaptor subunit, coding for MRNIILSIIGLLLIIGSFLIGSQLIENKKKPKTVPEKIVKTVFTDTVQNGTIKIIIPANGSLMAKRRVEIYSEVQGVFRTSNKLFKTGQEYRQGETLIKIDASEYYASVQSSKSDLYNAIAAIMPDLRLDFPEVFPKWRNYLNSFDLNKTTPILPEMTAEKENYFITGRGIVSSYYNVKNLEQRLSKYTIRAPFSGILTEALVTEGSLIRNGQKLGEFIDPSIYEMEVALSKSYASLLKVGEKVELNNLENTQNYTGIISRVNGSIDATTQTITAFIEVKDDALKEGLYLEAKLNAKSEDNAIEINRNLMLDGDQIYVVRDSLLDIIDVKSVYFSDKKVVLKNVPDGTIMLSKPVPGAYAGMLVKPFEAKKAEKISIKDEDDTLSAMKTKSNKVKQ
- a CDS encoding amidohydrolase — its product is MKSQYAFLFKTALTLLIFTSCTNPKKDVATMIIHGGTIYTVDSTRTSVEAVATKNNMILFAGSLEEAEAYKNEQTQLIDLKGRTMTPGLIEGHGHFMGLGYNELRLDLMNTNSYQDIIDAVAARVKTAKPGDWIVGRGWHQSKWDSLPVDLVKGFQTHHKLSEVSPDNPVYLSHASGHAGFANAKAMEIAGLQVLSQEGVKTYDIEGGEVIVDEFGRPTGIFNERAQTLIYKHIPENTPETDTQAFKLAVAACYKNGITSFHDAGISRETIALYNKMKASDDMNIRIYAMLTGWDEELLNEWYENGPMVDPDHLFTIRSVKLNCDGALGSRGAWLLEPYSDRPDHFGHETLPMDFVKKTALSGLKNGFQVCSHAIGDRANREILDRYESALKELPELSTDHRFRIEHAQHLHPDDIPRFAELHVIPAMQAVHMSSDRPWAIDRLGEKRIKEGAYMWQDLLQSGVPIVNGTDVPVEPINPIASFYASVSRKTLKGTPEGGYEPDQKMTRAQALKSYTLDAAYGAFEEDIKGSIHAGKLADFTIYDQDLMTVDEDKLLNTEIVMTVFNGEIVYEKKD
- a CDS encoding efflux RND transporter permease subunit, which codes for MRKLLAYFIRYHVAVNVFIFAFFVFGILGYMSLKSSFFPLVDSKIINVNITYPGASPQEIEEGIVLQIEDNLKGLKGIDRVTSTSRENSGTITVEIEKGENIDFMLLEVKNAVDRVPSFPTGMEPLVVAKREEVRETISFALSGTNVPLATLKQIGRQVENDLRAIDGISQVEVTGYPAEEIEIAVNEIDLLAFNLTFEEVAQAVTTSNILVTGGNIKTDVEEYLIRANNRSYYGDELSNLIIRATPDGKTIRLKDIAIVRDRFSETPNATFFNQELSVNISVTSTNNEDLIASADKVKDYIEDYNQKYENIRLDVVRDLSITLNQRTALLAENAFFGIVLVLLFLSVFLNTRLAFWVAFGLPISFLGMFIFAAQFDVTINVLSLFGMIIVIGILVDDGIVIAENIYQHYEKGKSPIQAAIDGTMEVIPPVVSAIITTVLAFSLFLFLDSRIGEFFSEVSVVVILTLAVSLVEALIILPAHLAHSKALRKQKVEVNSSKMRRFFAKMRGINAFGDRIMSFLRDRVYSPTLAFVLEFKFLALGIFVALLVLTFGSIGGGVIGVTLFPSIASDRVTIELDMPNGTNVKITDSIISMIEEKSFIVNQEFTKKYLADTEKELFENTILTLNSSSSARLVINMLPGEERPDEIVSSAVANRLREIVGPVIGTERLIFGSGGNFGGSPVSVALLGNNISELKAAKSELKQVLQENPLLKDVEDNDPAGIKEIRLKLKESAYLLGLDLRTVMTQVRSGFFGAQAQRFQRGQDEIRVWVRYDRSNRASINDLDDMRILTPTGDRVTLKDIAVYTIERGDVAINHLEGQREIRISADLKNPSSSATDILEDIRTNTIPELQSKYPTISASFEGQNREASKLGSSLKAAGIPILILIYITIAFTFRSYSQPILLILLVPFSLTAVAWGHWLLGFSVNILSLLGIIALIGIMVNDGLVLIGKFNSNLREGMTFDLALTEAGKSRFRAIFLTSLTTIAGLAPLLLEKSRQAQFLKPMAISISFGIAYATILTLLVLPLFLAFSNNIKRNVKWLWTNTEVSKEEVERAIKEQNEEHILEDETGNMLINDETEDGSEPLELNEKI
- a CDS encoding TolC family protein, whose product is MNFRKYIAFGLVFFGIYASAQQVLTTENAVKLALEHNYGIKIANSSVDVAENNSGILNSGYLPTLTGNAGASIDQQNTEGELANGDTRIANGAETRRYNASINLNYTLFDGLGRLYNYKRLKEEYQLSELEARETIETTILQLFSIYYSVAQLSENSSALEETITISKDRLTRAGYQFDYGQSTKLEVLNAEVDINNDSINLINAKQQLRNTKRDLNMVLGNQIAQDFDVSTEISFILQLNKEELLEKTKANNITLLQAEKNIAISQLDIKTNKAQFLPTVGLVGSYGWNESSNNSPLAFLLQNTNTGVSAGLNLSWNLFDGGSTLTRIKNAQINLEIQELQKQQLATDVERNFNNAWDDYQNRLTIYQVQEENIKTAQNNFERTQEKFKLGQVTSIEFRQAQLNLLNAELSRNQAKYDAKLAELTVLQLSGELLNVEL